The Mucilaginibacter gracilis genomic interval GTGGCAGCCTATCTGTTTTACCTATCAAAGCCGACGGATCATTAGCCGAGCCATCCCAAACTATACAAGACGAAGGCACGGGCCCCAATACAAGCCGCCAGGCAGGGCCGCATGTACACACCGCCGTACTATCACCCGACGAAAAGCTTTTACTATATACCGACCTTGGCACCGATAAGCTTAACATTATGCGCTACGCCCCGGCAGAGGCAAAACCCTTAACACCCGCCAGCCCTGCATTTATTGCGGCCACAGGTGGAGATGGCCCCCGCCATATTGCGTTTAGCCCAAACGGCAAATTTATGTACCTGATATGCGAAATGGGCGGCGATATTAATACCTACGAATATAACGACGGGCAACTGAAAAAAACCGAATCTAATACCTTAGTGCCCGATGGTTTCCAAGGCATAATTGGTGCTGCGGATATTCATATCTCGCCCGATGGAAGATACCTTTATAGTACAAACCGGGGCAGCGTGAATGAGATAGAAGTTTTTGCTGTTAACAAGGATAATGGAAAACTCACCTTTATTGAACGAACATCAAGCTTAGGTAAAACCCCGCGCAATTTTGTGATTGACCCTACAGGCAATTTTTTACTGGTAGCCAACCAAACCAGCGATGACGTATACGTTTTCCGGATCAACAAAACCACCGGCAAGCTAACTTACACAGGCGAAAAACTGGAAGTAGGCAACCCTTCGTGCTTAAAGTTTGCGGCGATAGATTAAATTAAAAAGCCATGCCCTCTCGTATGGATGACATGGCTTTTTCAACGCAAAATCCGAACGCGAAATTCCGAAAAGCACACTGAAAATTTGCTTTATGTTGTTCCAAAACTTTTTTTTTAACTCATAAAACTATTCAGCGGCTAATTGCAACCCCTGTTTTTCCGGAGGTGTTTTCTCTAAAGCTTTGTCAACTTTGGGAGGCAATGAGATAGCTATTTTATAAGATGTCCGCTTAGATGGATAAGGTGTTGAACAAACGCGGCACCCTTAACAATAAGTTGAATAATTTGCACGGCAAGTAAAGTTTTCATATTGATTTGTTGTTTGATGAAACAAATATGACGCAGAACTGGCATTTTCGCCACAGGTTTTAGGCGAAGGGCACTAAAACGTCGGTGAACGGTAATAAACGACATCCAAAACATTTTCACCGGGGTTTTTGCCGATAATTTTCTTAACCAATTAAAACAATTTTACCGTGCCAACGCTTTATAACGG includes:
- a CDS encoding lactonase family protein produces the protein MKKIFVLLLLTYPVLAMAQNTGGKVYNLLVGTYTTGKSQGIYVYHFDTKTGKITYQDKVTGVNNPSYLAVSSNRKFVYSVNEVGADRAGSVSSFSFNAKAGKLVLINKQPSNGGGPCYISVDRANKNVFIANYAGGSLSVLPIKADGSLAEPSQTIQDEGTGPNTSRQAGPHVHTAVLSPDEKLLLYTDLGTDKLNIMRYAPAEAKPLTPASPAFIAATGGDGPRHIAFSPNGKFMYLICEMGGDINTYEYNDGQLKKTESNTLVPDGFQGIIGAADIHISPDGRYLYSTNRGSVNEIEVFAVNKDNGKLTFIERTSSLGKTPRNFVIDPTGNFLLVANQTSDDVYVFRINKTTGKLTYTGEKLEVGNPSCLKFAAID